The following is a genomic window from Pelobacter seleniigenes DSM 18267.
TGAATATCGCCAAGCGCGCGGAAGAGTCCCTGAAAGGGTTCATGACCCCGGGGATGCTGTTTGAAGGATTCGGGTTTGATTATTTCGGCCCGCTTGACGGGCACAATATCGAAGAATTGGCAGAAACCTTGCGCAATGTCGCGCAGATCAAAGGGCCGGTGTTATTGCATGTCCTGACCAAAAAAGGCAAAGGCTATCAGCCAGCCGAGCAGAACCCGCGCAAGTTCCATGGCGTTGGACCATTTGATTCTCTGACCGGTGAAGTCTGCGGCAACAAGGGCGTTCCCGCCGCTAAAAGCTATACGGCTGTGTTTGGGGAGACCCTGATCGATCTGGCCGGTGCCGATCAGCGCCTTGTGGCGGTTACCGCGGCCATGGCCGAGGGAACTGGATTAACCAAATTTGCGGAAAAGTTTCCGGACCGCTTTTTCGATGTCGGGATTGCCGAACAACATGCCGTCACTTTTGCTGCCGGTCTGGCCAGCCAGGGACTGCGGCCATTAGTCGCCATTTATTCAACCTTTATGCAGCGCTCCTATGATCAGGTCCTGCATGATGTTTGCCTGCAAAATCTGCCGGTAACCCTGGCCATGGATAGAGGTGGGCTGGTCGGTGCTGACGGGCCGACCCATCATGGCGTTTTTGACCTGTCCTTTCTCCGCCACCTGCCTAACATGACTCTTGCCGTTCCCAGGGATGAGGCTGAGTTGCAGCGAATCATGCTGACCGCGGCAATGGCGCCAGGACCGTTTGCCTACCGATATCCGCGTGGCAGTGGCGTCGGTGTCCCTTTGCTGCAAACCATTGAACCTGTGCCCATAGGGAAGGGGGAGCTGCTCCGGGAAGGGGGGGACGGAGTTCTCATAGCGGTTGGAAGCATGGTGCAGGAAGCCTTGATGGCTGCTGAACGTCTGCGTGCTCAAGGGGTGGAAATTGCCGTTGTTGACGGCCGTTTTGTCAAACCTTTGGATCGCGAGCTGATCATTGCCCAAGCCGAACATGCTCCTTTTGTCATGACCGTTGAAGAGAACGCGTTGCAGGGTGGTTTCGGTTCCGCAGTTCTCGAGTTGTTGGCCGATAGTGGACTGTCTGTCCCGGTGATCAGGGTTGGCATCCCGGATCAGTTTGTGGAACAGGGAACCCAGTCCGAATTGCGGGCGTTGCTGGGGCTGAATGTGGATGGATTGATCGACAAGATTCGTTCGGTTATGCAATGCCAGAGTAAAAAGGTGCTACTCGGTTAGTTGACCGCTTTCAGGCTGATGACTTTCGATACTTCCGCGGGCAGCCTGTGCTGCCCCGGGCAACACTTGGTTGTTTTGAAGAGCCTTCTTTGCAGGTTGTTGGTGAAATCGGTCTTGAGTTTGATTTGATGCCCACAACGATAGGCT
Proteins encoded in this region:
- the dxs gene encoding 1-deoxy-D-xylulose-5-phosphate synthase, which gives rise to MDSLLAQIKSPADLKRLEKKQLPQLAEELRERIVATVATNGGHLGSSLGVVELTIALHRVFDSPQDKIVWDVGHQAYAHKLLTGRQEQFPTLRQLDGLSGFPKRNESEHDCFDVGHSSTSISAALGMAAARDIQGRDNKVVAVIGDGSLTAGMAFEALNHAGGLKEKLVVILNDNEMSISRNVGALSSFLSRKMTSDAFLRFKKETEQLLGYVPRIGRDLVNIAKRAEESLKGFMTPGMLFEGFGFDYFGPLDGHNIEELAETLRNVAQIKGPVLLHVLTKKGKGYQPAEQNPRKFHGVGPFDSLTGEVCGNKGVPAAKSYTAVFGETLIDLAGADQRLVAVTAAMAEGTGLTKFAEKFPDRFFDVGIAEQHAVTFAAGLASQGLRPLVAIYSTFMQRSYDQVLHDVCLQNLPVTLAMDRGGLVGADGPTHHGVFDLSFLRHLPNMTLAVPRDEAELQRIMLTAAMAPGPFAYRYPRGSGVGVPLLQTIEPVPIGKGELLREGGDGVLIAVGSMVQEALMAAERLRAQGVEIAVVDGRFVKPLDRELIIAQAEHAPFVMTVEENALQGGFGSAVLELLADSGLSVPVIRVGIPDQFVEQGTQSELRALLGLNVDGLIDKIRSVMQCQSKKVLLG